A part of Cherax quadricarinatus isolate ZL_2023a unplaced genomic scaffold, ASM3850222v1 Contig995, whole genome shotgun sequence genomic DNA contains:
- the LOC138851561 gene encoding tigger transposable element-derived protein 1-like — protein MASKLSCDKKKSRKPLTLSAKLEIIKLSEQGMSMTEIARKLGLARQTVSTVVNNKEKVLQEVKSATPVTTKVIRKRDNLIADMEKLLMVWIDDQTSHKVPLSRAIIQSKALSLFNSMKAERGEEAAEDKFSASRGWFNRFKERSQLHNIRVQGEAASADNLAAENYPLELAEIIECGGYTKQQIFNVDETALFWKKMPSRTFIAKEEKSMPGFKAAKDRLTLLLGANAAGDCKLKPMMIYHSENPRALKNYAKGSLPVYYKSNSKAWMTANLFISWFTDYFKPTVEAYCKEKKIPFNVLLVLDNAPAHPTALHGMYREINVAFIPANTTSLLQPMDQGVIATFKSYYLRRTFIKAVNFLDSDKMPGPKQNKLKTFWKGFTILDGIKNIRDAWNEVNETTLKGVWKNLIPELMDDFEGFENPVGEVCVNVVDMARELELEVEPEDVEELLLSHDEALTDQDLLLIEEQRKKFHEEEIHPDDSPVTIKEMKTQDLEEAINHIEIAMAIFEKIDPNFERSSKVNATLSHDVTCYKEILRERKKKSMRQSSMLSYFKKISCQPSTSTASIQQPSTSTYTPSKASHKSPKRIKLVEELEDDGLPSPDLIQ, from the coding sequence ATGGCATCTAAGCTTAGTTGTGATAAAAAGAAGAGTCGTAAGCCTCttactttaagtgccaagttagaaattattaaacttagtgaacaaggtatgtcaatgACTGAGATAGCACGTAAGCTTGGTTTGGCCCGTCAAACAGTTAGTACAGTTGTGAACAATAAGGAGAAAGTGTTGCAGGAAGTTAAAAGTGCTACACCAGTGACCACTAAAGTTATAAGAAAACGTGATAACCTTATTGCTGACATGGAAAAACTTTTAATGGTGTGGATTGATGATCAGACTAGTCACAAGGTGCCTTTAAGCAGAGCCATTATCCAGTCCAAAGCCCTAAGTCTCTTCAattctatgaaggctgagagaggggaggaagctGCTGAAGATAAATTCTCAGCTAGCAGAGGCTGGTTTAATAGGTTTAAGGAAAGAAGTCAACTTCACAACATCAGAGTGCAGGGTGAAGCTGCAAGCGCTGACAATTTAGCTGCAGAAAATTATCCACTTGAACTAGCCGAGATAATAGAATGTGGTGGATATACCAAGCAACAGATTTTTAATGTGGATGAGACTGCATTATTTTGGAAGAAGATGCCATCTAGGACATTTATTGCTAAGGAAGAGAAGTCAATGCCTGGCTTCAAAGCTGCAAAAGACAGGCTAACACTCTTGCTAGGAGCTAATGCAGCTGGTGACTGCAAGTTAAAACCTATGATGATTTATCACTCAGAGAATCCTAGGGCCCTAAAGAACTATGCAAAAGGCAGCCTCCCAGTTTATTATAAATCTAATTCGAAAGCTTGGATGACTGCCAATCTTTTCATAAGTTGGTTCACGGACTATTTTAAGCCTACAGTTGAGGCTTACTGCAAGGAAAAGAAAATTCCTTTTAATGTTTTACTTgttttagacaatgcccctgcCCACCCTACAGCTCTACATGGTATGTACAGGGAGATAAATGTTGCTTTTATACCTGCAAACACAACTTCATTACTGCAGCCGATGGACCAAGGTGTAATTGCAACCTTTAAATCTTATTACCTAAGAAGAACTTTCATTAAAGCTGTAAATTTCCTAGACAGTGATAAAATGCCTGGGCCTaaacaaaataaattaaaaacCTTTTGGAAAGGTTTCACAATTTTGGATGGCATTAAAAATATTAGAGATGCATGGAATGAAGTTAATGAAACTACACTCAAAGGTGTTTGGAAGAATCTGATTCCTGAACTTATGGATGATTTTGAAGGTTTTGAGAATCCAGTGGGGGAAGTGTGTGTAAATGTTGTTGATATGGCAAGGGAATTAGAACTGGAAGTGGAgcctgaggatgtggaagaattgcttCTCTCTCATGATGAGGCTCTGACAGACCAAGACCTTCTTCTGATTGAAGAGCAAAGAAAGAAATTTCATGAAGAGGAGATCCATCCTGATGATAGTCCTGTTACCATTAAAGAAATGAAAACCCAGGATTTGGAAGAAGCTATCAACCATATAGAAATAGCAATGGCAATTTTTGAGAAGATTGATCCAAATTTTGAACGAAGTTCAAAAGTGAATGCAACCCTTTCCCATGATGTTACATGCTATAAAGAAATTTTaagggaaaggaaaaaaaaatccatgAGGCAAAGTTCAATGCTTTCCTACTTTAAGAAAATATCAtgccaaccttcaacatcaacagccagcattcaacagccttcaacatcaacatacacccCTTCAAAAGCTTCACACAAGTCTCCAAAACGAATCAAATTAGTTGAAGAATTAGAGGATGATGGTCTGCCATCTCCTGATTTGATTCAATAA